Genomic window (Oculatellaceae cyanobacterium):
GTTAGATTTCGCTGCTTCGACAAAATTATTTTTAACTCCTCTGCTGTTAAATTAATTCTTTCTTGATAGTTTACCTTCATACAATATTCTTCCAACCCTCCCATTTATTGTTGCATTATTTTAGAAAAATGGTATTACTAGATAAAAGTTTTAAATATGAAAATAAAAGTCATTGTTTGGCAAGAAGAAGATGTTTGGTGTGCAACTGTTCCTGCTTTACCTGGCTGTCATACCTGGGGAGAAAGCTATGAACATTTAATGGAAATGGTTAAAGAAGCAATTGAAGGATGGCTAGAGGTAGCTAATGAAAAACAATTACCCACTGAAAGACAACAATTAGTGGAGATTTCACTATGAAATCAATTTCTAGCAAAAAACTATGTAAAATTATGGAGGAATTTGGATGGATACTTACTATAGTTAAGGGAAGCCATCATATTCACACTAAAGAAAATACTTCTGCTATTGTTGTTATTCCTGTGCATAGTAATAGAGATTTACCAATAGGAACTTTAAATGGTATCCTCAAAGATGCGGGATTAACTGAAGATGATATATAACAGCGTATTTATTGCAAAATACCTTGATAACTTGCTCCAAAGATTACCGAAATATTCTTAACCTTCATATTATTGCTTTGATTGCAGCTTTTCTTGAAAAATAACCTCCATGTCTTCATCTGGAAGATTATAGTGGTATTTAGGGTTATTTTCATTTCTCCGACTGATCAGCAGCTTAATTGCTTCGTGACAAGTAGATTCATTATGACGATTAGCTTTTATATAAGCTTTTAACTCGCTATTTGTCATATT
Coding sequences:
- a CDS encoding type II toxin-antitoxin system HicA family toxin, which codes for MKSISSKKLCKIMEEFGWILTIVKGSHHIHTKENTSAIVVIPVHSNRDLPIGTLNGILKDAGLTEDDI
- a CDS encoding type II toxin-antitoxin system HicB family antitoxin → MKIKVIVWQEEDVWCATVPALPGCHTWGESYEHLMEMVKEAIEGWLEVANEKQLPTERQQLVEISL